One genomic window of Motacilla alba alba isolate MOTALB_02 chromosome 3, Motacilla_alba_V1.0_pri, whole genome shotgun sequence includes the following:
- the FBXO30 gene encoding F-box only protein 30: MEEHQQHLHCVNCVSRRCMTRPEPGISCDLIGCPLVCGAVFHSCKAEEHRMLCPLERVPCLNSGFGCPFIVARNKIADHLEVCPASVVCCTMEWNRWPVSYADRKSYENLSKDVDEVEQLDMALALQDQRMLLESLKVATMMSKAGDQIPESREQTSVKPSAPDTVHTNGLMPVDEESYGALYQATVETTRSLAAALDILNTATRDIGMLSSNLCISPHEMKEDPKIKEQASSDIIQDKKSDSENPDEDNVGAVGGSNFDSLSQNSQMEQNGSCDICYDVVQDHDLNLNLSNSSLLCNGFHVENECSKVLDHSEDLGVSNSKPSSVANGECTASHDDEALQSCSSCPVTAQVEVIPADHLVNGNANNVLLPHNANEEEILERQVEQERLRNIDAFSLLRHRSYRFLVNHYWSTPKEDKAVDTSDLEITEDPMGLQGIDLITAALLFCLGDSPGGRGISESRAVDVYHVDFGTQTFSLPSAILATNTMVGEIASASACDHANPQLSNPSPFQTLGLDLVLEYVARYQTKQRSMFTFVCGQLFRRNEFSSHFKNVHGDIHAGLNGWMEQRCPLAYYGCTYSQRRFCPSTQGAKIIHDRHLRSFGVQPCISTVLVEPAKSCLIGLHNDHLSSLPFEVLQHIASFLDGFSLCQLSRVSRLMRDVCGSLLQARGMVILLWEKRKCPEGSSWQVKEKVWRFSTAFCTVNEWKFADIVSMADHLKKCSYNAVERREEAVPLPCMCVTRELTKEGRSLRSVLKPVL, encoded by the exons ATGGAGGAACATCAGCAGCACTTACACTGTGTGAACTGTGTCAGCCGTCGTTGCATGACCAGACCCGAGCCAGGCATTTCCTGTGATTTGATTGGCTGCCCCTTGGTTTGTGGGGCAGTTTTTCACTCATGTAAAGCTGAGGAACATCGCATGTTATGTCCACTTGAAAGAGTGCCTTGTTTGAATAGTGGCTTCGGATGTCCCTTCATAGTAGCCCGAAATAAAATTGCTGATCATCTAGAAGTTTGTCCTGCAAGTGTGGTATGCTGTACCATGGAGTGGAATAGATGGCCAGTCAGTTATGCTGACCGAAAATCTTACGAAAACCTGAGTAAAGATGTCGATGAAGTGGAGCAGCTAGATATGGCTTTAGCTCTTCAAGACCAGCGCATGTTATTAGAATCACTTAAAGTAGCAACTATGATGTCAAAAGCAGGTGATCAAATACCAGAATCCAGAGAGCAAACCTCTGTCAAACCAAGTGCCCCCGATACGGTGCATACCAATGGTTTGATGCCTGTAGATGAGGAATCCTATGGTGCACTTTATCAAGCTACTGTGGAAACAACAAGAagtttggctgctgctctggataTCCTGAACACAGCTACAAGGGACATTGGTATGTTAAGTTCAAACCTCTGCATTTCACCACATGAAATGAAAGAAGATCCCAAGATTAAAGAACAAGCTTCTAGTGACATTATTCAGGATAAAAAGTCTGACTCTGAAAATCCAGATGAAGATAATGTAGGAGCAGTTGGGGGAAGTAACTTTGATAGCCTGAGTCAAAATTCACAAATGGAGCAAAATGGTTCTTGTGATATTTGTTATGATGTTGTGCAAGACCATGACTTAAATCTAAACCTCAGTAACTCCTCACTTTTGTGTAATGGCTTTCACGTAGAAAATGAATGTTCAAAGGTGTTGGACCACAGTGAAGATCTTGGTGTATCTAACTCAAAACCGTCCAGTGTAGCAAATGGTGAATGTACTGCATCTCATGATGATGAAGCATTACAGtcttgcagctcctgccctgtaACAGCACAAGTTGAAGTAATACCAGCTGATCACTTAGTTAATGGCAATGCTAATAATGTACTACTTCCCCATAATGCTAATGAGGAAGAAATATTAGAGAGACAAGTGGAACAAGAAAGATTGAGAAACATAGATGCATTTTCACTTTTACGGCATCGATCGTACAGATTCCTTGTTAACCATTATTGGTCAACACCAAAAGAAGACAAAGCTGTTGATACATCAGATTTGGAGATTACAGAAGATCCTATGGGCCTTCAGGGAATTGATCTAatcactgcagctctgttgTTTTGCCTAGGAGATTCTCCCGGAGGTAGGGGGATATCAGAAAGCCGCGCTGTCGATGTCTATCACGTTGACTTTGGGACCCAGACGTTTTCTCTCCCATCTGCTATACTGGCCACAAATACAATGGTGGGGGAAATAGCTTCAGCTTCTGCATGTGATCATGCCAACCCACAGCTCTCAAATCCAAGTCCATTCCAGACCCTTGGATTGGATTTGGTATTGGAATATGTGGCTAGATACCAAACAAAACAGCGTTCAATGTTTACATTTGTTTGTGGACAGTTGTTTAGAAGGAACGAATTTTCGTCGCATTTTAAGAATGTGCATGGAGACATTCATGCTGGCCTTAATGGCTGGATGGAGCAGAGGTGCCCTTTGGCATACTATGGGTGCACATATTCTCAACGAAGGTTTTGCCCTTCAACACAAGGGGCAAAAATAATTCATGACCGCCACTTACGGTCATTTGGAGTTCAGCCTTGTATATCCACAGTATTAGTAGAACCAGCAAAAAGCTGCTTAATTGGACTACACAATGACCATCTGAGTAGTCTACCTTttgaggtgctgcagcacatTGCTAGTTTTCTAGATGGCTTTAGTTTATGTCAGCTTTCAAGAGTGTCACGTTTAATGAGAGATGTGTGTGGAAGCTTGCTTCAAGCACGTGGAATGGTGATACTGCTTTGGGAGAAGAGAAAGTGCCCAGAAGGAAGTTCTTGGCAGGTAAAAGAAAAG GTTTGGCGCTTCAGTACAGCCTTTTGTACTGTGAATGAGTGGAAGTTTGCTGACATCGTGAGCATGGCTGACCACTTGAAGAAGTGCAGCTACAACGCTgtggagagaagagaggaggcTGTGCCGCTGCCATGCATGTGTGTGACACGAGAGCTCACCAAGGAGGGACGGTCACTGCGCTCTGTTTTGAAGCCGGTACTTTAA